The DNA sequence TGGCATCATAGATCACGACAGTGTAGATCTTTCAAACCTTCAAAGACAAACCATTCACAAGACAGAAAACATTGGCACCTCAAAGACAGAGAGCGCCAGACAGGCCATACACTCGCTTAACCCGGATGTTTGCGTCCAGACTTACCCATATAAAATCACTGCAAACAATGCAAAAGCACTTATCGGGGAATATGATATCGTTGCAGATGGATGTGATAATTTTGAAACACGGCTCCTCGTCTCAGATATGTGCGTTGCACTCAAAAAGCCTCTCGTTTCAGCTGCCTTGGGACCATTTGATGGACAGTTGGCCGTTTTCAAACCACACGCGGGAGAAGCTCTCCCTTGCTATCGTTGCTTCGTTCCCTCTGCGCCGCCAAGATCTGAAGCACGAAGCTGTTCTGATGTGGGTATTATCGGTGCTCTTGCAGGCGTCATGGGGAGCATGCAAGCCCTAGAAGTTATTCGGGAAATCAGTGACTTCGGCCCCTCAACAGCCGGTCAAATTACTTTCTTTGACGCGATGACGTTAAAAAGCCGCATGGTCAAATTACCAAAAGATCCTGCCTGCTCTGCATGTGGAGACAGCTAATGGCGACAAGGCCAATGACAATCATGGTGATTACCCCCAGCGCTGAAACAATTCATCAGGCGTTGCTCACTGCAACCAGTGCCTGTTCAATGGGTCAAAAAACCTATCTTTACTTTGGGAAAGAAGCAGCCAAAGCACTTGTTCAAGATCAATGGGTCATGTTTAAAACCCATAACGGTGAAAGCGCTATGACAATGGATAAACGCCTCGAAGAACAAGGTTTAGCGGATTTTCAACTACTTCTAAGTGGCTTAGCTGGTATGAATGCCTCTCTCTATATCTGTGAGCAGGCCATGAAAGAATATGCCATTGATCCTCTATCGCTTCTCCTTTCGCCGCAGCCAAAACCTATTGCCCTTTCTGACTTAATTGTCAAAGGCAGTGGAGGGGACTGGTTAACTTTTTAAAAGTTAAGGAACCAGAGGAGAGGGCAAGGGTTTAGAATAGTAATAGCCCTGGGCATAATCTACCCCAAGGGCTTCCAGAATGTCTGCTTGAAACCGTTCTTCAACATGTTCGGCAATCGTTTTAACTTCCAGATCTTTACACAACCTTATGATGGTCAACAACATCCCAGGACGCAATTCTTCACGGGTAAGGTCACGAATAAAAGCCCCGTCAATTTTCACATAATCAACATCAAAGGCTCTTAAATAATTGAGGCCTGCTGCACCCTTTCCAAAATCATCGATGCTCAAGGCAAAACCAATTTTCTTGATTCTGTTAAAAATGCGCCCGGCACGCTCGACATCTGATACCGCACTGGATTCAGTCAACTCAATCATAATTTGGCCGCAAAGATGCTTGTTTTCTTCAAGAAGTTTGAGCAATTTTTCCATATGATTTTCACTGGATAATGTTCGGCCAGATAAATTTACTGCAAGGCGCAGTTTTGTGTCTAACCGTCGATAGCTCTCAATGCTTTCAATGGCTTTCGTAAAGACAGCCAAATCGAAATTTTCAATCAGACCAATATCTTCTGCAAATTGTATCAGTTCAAAAGGCGTGTCACCTTGAATAACATCATCAAAGCGAGACAGAATTTCATGGTGACTTATCTCACCAGTTTTCAAATCATAGATGGGCTGATAGTTTAGCTTGAAAGACCTGTTTTCAATCACATGATCAATGGCTGTCATTCTGGTTTTTGCTTTCACAGCCACATCTTCATAAATTTCCGTTATGCTCTCAAAATTAAGCTTTGATGGATCTTTAGAAAATTGAGTAAAAACATATGACAAGGTTCTGATAACCTGCTGTTCAGTCATTTCAGCATCATCGCTGGTTTTCACAGTACTCACTGAAGTTTTAAGCAAACCCGCTTTGTCGACTTTAGCCACAGCTGTTTGAATTTCCTGCTCAGAGGTTTGGCCGTGATGCAAAATAGCAAAATCAGTTTCATTAATTTGACCTGCCATGGTGCCGTCAACAGAAAGTGATCGGAAGTGAGCTGCAATATTATTGATTAGGCTGCGAACCTCTTTCGTGCCCAATTTTTTTCGTGTTTCTTCTAACCCTTCAATATGCGCCATCGTTAATTTCACATCACCACCGCTCAGGGTGGTGCCACGCATTGTCCGGCCTGCAAGCTCAAGAAAACCAGTCCGATTAATCAGACCCGTATTTGGGTCAAAATGATCTTGCATCATACCATAATCATTCGCGAGAGGAGCTGAGCGCAGTGCAATATAGATCGCTTCATCCGTCATGTGCAGGGCAAAAACTCGAAGATTGATTTGACCCCCCACTGTATTTTTGAAACGAACAGGCAGAGGTCCAAGACGTTTTTTCTCTGCAATTCGGGGGAAGAAGGCATCAATGAAAGGCATATCTTCATCCACAACTAAATCATGGATTCTCTTGCCAATTAATGTCGTTTCCTCAGAGGGTGTAATGCGAGAACAGGCACCGCCTTCATAATGAATTTTCCCACTCACATTAACTTCTAGAAATATCTCCGCAGAAGCGAAAGCAAAAGCAACAAATCGTTCTCTGTCCTTTTTGATATCCTGCATTCTTTAACCTTCACCCAATACAATCGCATTCCCTAACGAATATTCATACCCTGACAGTCAAGACCGCTCTAGTCAACATTGAATTATTCTGTTAGCGTGCTGATCTCGTTGAAATCCAATAGGGGGATATCAAATGACTCTTGATAATCTTAAAAAAACCTTCTCTGTAATAGCACTTGCCTTACTCTGCTATCTACCTGCTTATGCTGCAGAGGATAAGCTTTCTTATAAAGATGTTTTTGCCATAGAATATGCTGCTAATCCTGTAATGATGCCTGATGGTAAGACTGTTCTCTATGAACGGCGCTCCATGGATATGATGACTGATAGCATGAGAATAAATCTATGGACCGTGAACCTAGATGGCACAGATCATTTGCCTTTACTCTCCGGAAAGGCAAGTCACCGAGCTGCCAGCTTCAGTCAGAACGGCAAAAAAATGGCTTATCTTTCCAGCAAGGAAGGGAAAACCCAAATCTACGTCCGGCATATGGAAAGCGGTAAAACGGCACGAGTGACCGATGTACAAATGGGACCATCAGGCTTGTCTTTTTCTCCTGATGGTAAATGGATCGCTTTTTCCATGTTCACCCCGACAGCGTCTAAAAAATTATTCTCAATTCCTTTCCGCCCAAAGGGTGCTGAATGGGCGAAAGAGGCTACTTATATCGACAGCACTCTTTTCCAACGTGACGGGTCAGGCATGCGCCGCCCTGGAAATATGCAAATATATATCGTTCCTGCAGACGGCGGTACGCCTCGTCAGATTACCAAAGGGGCTTTTGATCATGGCGGTCGCATGGCATGGAGCCCAGAAGGCGATAGTCTCTTCATCTCGGCCAATCGTCGCCCTGACAATGATATGGATATATTCAACAGCGACATTTATCGTCTATCCATCATCGATGGATCGCTCACGCAACTCACAAGCACATCAGGCCCTGAAGGCAGTCCTACACTGAGCCCTGACGGTACAATGATTGCTTTCACTGGATTTATCGATAACGGAAAATCAAACCAAAATTCCACCCTCTATGTGATGAGTGTTGACGGCAGCGATGTTCGTGAACTCACCCCTGAAGTTGACCGTGCTATTGGCGATATCCAATGGGCAGCCAATGGCGCTGGACTGTATTTCTCCTATGATACATATGGGAAAAAGAATGTTGGCTATGTGACCCTTCAAGGTGTGAGCTCAGTAAAAACAGATGCACTCGGGGGCCAAAGTATTGGGCGTCCCTATACGTCAGGCCAATATGATGCCACTGATGACGGCCGAATTATTTTCACTCAGTCAACAGGAGATCGCCCTGCAGATCTCGCCATCGTTGATCGGTTAGGCCGCGTAACACAGCTCACAGATTTAAACAGCGATGTTTTCGCGCATAAAAAGATCAATAAGCCAGAAATTATGCCAATCACAAGCAGCCATGATGGGCGCGATCTTCTAGCTTGGATTGTCAAACCTGCGAACTTTGATCCCAGCAAGAAATATCCTCTGATCTTAGAAATTCACGGGGGTCCTCATACAGCTTACGGCCCTGAATTTTCTACTGAAGTACAGCTCTTTGCAGCTGCGGGTTATGTTGTGGTATACGGCAATCCACGGGGCAGTACATCCATGGGCTCTGAATTTGCAAACCTTATCGATAAGAACTACCCCTCAGAAGATTATAACGATCTGATGGATATGGTCGATAACGTGGTTGCAAAAGGCTATGTGGACGAAGCCAATATGTTTGTTACTGGTGGGTCAGGGGGCGGTGTCCTCACAGCTTGGATTATTGGCAAGACTGACCGCTTTAAAGCTGCCGTTGTCGCTAAACCAGTTATCAACTGGATCAGCATGGTCGGCACTTCAGACATCTATACCTTCATGACTCGTTACTGGTTTACTAAAACCCCATGGGAAGATGTAGATCAATATTGGCGTCGCTCTCCCTTGTCTCTCGTTGGCAATGTGAAAACACCCACAATGGTATTGACTGGGGAATTGGATGTCAGAACGCCCATGTCTGAAAGTGAGCAATATTACGGCGCCCTTAGAATACAAGGGGTCGAAAGTGCTCTTGTTCGCATTCAAGGTGCTTACCACGGGATTGCACGTCGCCCGTCAAACTTGGTCCGCAAAGTCGGGAATATTATCGCTTGGTTTGACAAGTATAAAGACAAAGAGGCTGAATAACCTCTCACACAGAAAAAAGGCTGGGATGACCCAGCCTTTTTTATTGGTACCTTCCACAATCATTCTATTGATCAAGGGCCTCAAAAACAATCTTCCCTTGGACCATGGTCAAAATTGGCCTAACTTTCAAAATATCCGCTTCTGGAATCACCATGATATCCTGGTGAAATCCTGTAAGATCGGCCCATTTTCCAACTGCAACAGAACCAAGATTTTCTTCTTGAAAACTGGCATAAGCTGGCCAGAGGGTAAACATTTTTAGAGCTTCTTGACGGCTGACCATTTCTTCAGGATGCCAATTGCTGTCCGAATAGCCTTTCATATCTTTTCGTGCTACTGCTGCATAAAATTCGATACGCGGATCCCCGCGCTCAACAGGGGCATCAGAACCACCTGCAATAATGACCCCGCTGTTGATCAATGATTTCCAAGCATAAGCCCCTTGTAACCGCTCATCCCCTAACCGTGATGGAGCAAAGTGTAAATCACCGATAGCATGAGAAGGCTGCATACTTGGGATCACATCCAATTGCTTGAACCGTGGAATATCATCTGGGTTTACAATTTGCGAATGCTCAATCCGCCATCTGGGGTCAGCATAGCGCCTTTCGTCTGATGGCACCAAGGCCAGAGCTTTCTCAAACCAATCCAAAACCAATCGATTGCCCTTGTCTCCTATTGCATGGGTATTGATTTGAATCCCCTCTCTAAGAGCAATCTCCAGCATCGGCATCCGCTCTTCTTCCTTCATTAACAGAAGCCCTGTCGTGTTAGCATCAGAATAGGGAGCAAGCAAAGCCGCTCCACGAGACCCAAGCGCACCGTCCATATACATTTTTACCGCTCGAGTCTGAATCTTATTGTTATCACTCTGTCGTGGTCCAGTTTCTAAAAGAAAGCGCATATCTGTATCATTTATGGAATTATAGACCCGGATACCAAGCTGTTCTCCATCAGATAACTGCTCCATAATAGAAAGCTCTTCCCAGGCCACTGACATATTATGGAGACCTGTCCAGCCATAATTGGCATAAACTTCTGCCCCCTTGAGTAGAGCTGCAGCCATTTTTTCTTGAGTCACTTTTGGCGTAAGAAGATCAAACGCATAC is a window from the Temperatibacter marinus genome containing:
- a CDS encoding S9 family peptidase, whose translation is MTLDNLKKTFSVIALALLCYLPAYAAEDKLSYKDVFAIEYAANPVMMPDGKTVLYERRSMDMMTDSMRINLWTVNLDGTDHLPLLSGKASHRAASFSQNGKKMAYLSSKEGKTQIYVRHMESGKTARVTDVQMGPSGLSFSPDGKWIAFSMFTPTASKKLFSIPFRPKGAEWAKEATYIDSTLFQRDGSGMRRPGNMQIYIVPADGGTPRQITKGAFDHGGRMAWSPEGDSLFISANRRPDNDMDIFNSDIYRLSIIDGSLTQLTSTSGPEGSPTLSPDGTMIAFTGFIDNGKSNQNSTLYVMSVDGSDVRELTPEVDRAIGDIQWAANGAGLYFSYDTYGKKNVGYVTLQGVSSVKTDALGGQSIGRPYTSGQYDATDDGRIIFTQSTGDRPADLAIVDRLGRVTQLTDLNSDVFAHKKINKPEIMPITSSHDGRDLLAWIVKPANFDPSKKYPLILEIHGGPHTAYGPEFSTEVQLFAAAGYVVVYGNPRGSTSMGSEFANLIDKNYPSEDYNDLMDMVDNVVAKGYVDEANMFVTGGSGGGVLTAWIIGKTDRFKAAVVAKPVINWISMVGTSDIYTFMTRYWFTKTPWEDVDQYWRRSPLSLVGNVKTPTMVLTGELDVRTPMSESEQYYGALRIQGVESALVRIQGAYHGIARRPSNLVRKVGNIIAWFDKYKDKEAE
- a CDS encoding amidohydrolase, whose translation is MSKLLSILTILWMSLTPLSLSAQEDQENLVYQPGSQQEMVSVEQADTVIWGGKIYTNEASAEVVEAVVIKEGRFLYVGTRAGAEAYVSAETHVIDLKGMAVYPGFVDAHAHLRGIGQREMELNLEGVMSISQLQEKLKDWRAQVATDTTVIMGRGWIETHWPEKRFPSRWDLDKVVSDVPVILFRADGHALVANSAALKAVGINKESAAPDGGAILKNAIGEPVGIFVDKAMYAFDLLTPKVTQEKMAAALLKGAEVYANYGWTGLHNMSVAWEELSIMEQLSDGEQLGIRVYNSINDTDMRFLLETGPRQSDNNKIQTRAVKMYMDGALGSRGAALLAPYSDANTTGLLLMKEEERMPMLEIALREGIQINTHAIGDKGNRLVLDWFEKALALVPSDERRYADPRWRIEHSQIVNPDDIPRFKQLDVIPSMQPSHAIGDLHFAPSRLGDERLQGAYAWKSLINSGVIIAGGSDAPVERGDPRIEFYAAVARKDMKGYSDSNWHPEEMVSRQEALKMFTLWPAYASFQEENLGSVAVGKWADLTGFHQDIMVIPEADILKVRPILTMVQGKIVFEALDQ
- a CDS encoding EAL domain-containing protein, translating into MQDIKKDRERFVAFAFASAEIFLEVNVSGKIHYEGGACSRITPSEETTLIGKRIHDLVVDEDMPFIDAFFPRIAEKKRLGPLPVRFKNTVGGQINLRVFALHMTDEAIYIALRSAPLANDYGMMQDHFDPNTGLINRTGFLELAGRTMRGTTLSGGDVKLTMAHIEGLEETRKKLGTKEVRSLINNIAAHFRSLSVDGTMAGQINETDFAILHHGQTSEQEIQTAVAKVDKAGLLKTSVSTVKTSDDAEMTEQQVIRTLSYVFTQFSKDPSKLNFESITEIYEDVAVKAKTRMTAIDHVIENRSFKLNYQPIYDLKTGEISHHEILSRFDDVIQGDTPFELIQFAEDIGLIENFDLAVFTKAIESIESYRRLDTKLRLAVNLSGRTLSSENHMEKLLKLLEENKHLCGQIMIELTESSAVSDVERAGRIFNRIKKIGFALSIDDFGKGAAGLNYLRAFDVDYVKIDGAFIRDLTREELRPGMLLTIIRLCKDLEVKTIAEHVEERFQADILEALGVDYAQGYYYSKPLPSPLVP
- a CDS encoding DsrE family protein; translated protein: MATRPMTIMVITPSAETIHQALLTATSACSMGQKTYLYFGKEAAKALVQDQWVMFKTHNGESAMTMDKRLEEQGLADFQLLLSGLAGMNASLYICEQAMKEYAIDPLSLLLSPQPKPIALSDLIVKGSGGDWLTF
- a CDS encoding HesA/MoeB/ThiF family protein is translated as MTQDTDLLDLTDDQLDRYSRHLVLRELGGAGQLKLLKAKVLVIGAGGLGSPLLHYLAAAGIGTLGIIDHDSVDLSNLQRQTIHKTENIGTSKTESARQAIHSLNPDVCVQTYPYKITANNAKALIGEYDIVADGCDNFETRLLVSDMCVALKKPLVSAALGPFDGQLAVFKPHAGEALPCYRCFVPSAPPRSEARSCSDVGIIGALAGVMGSMQALEVIREISDFGPSTAGQITFFDAMTLKSRMVKLPKDPACSACGDS